In Pedobacter africanus, a single window of DNA contains:
- a CDS encoding helix-turn-helix domain-containing protein produces MKTLGEKFRILRQKKGVNQKAMADLLEISIPAYSKLETGITDPNFSRINQIAEVHNLSLRQFLDVGEEGVSEQEQVIAQLKEKISQLENSVIKLQSKLIELYDRDDHKK; encoded by the coding sequence GAAAAATTTAGAATTTTGCGTCAGAAAAAAGGGGTTAACCAAAAAGCTATGGCAGATTTATTGGAGATATCTATCCCGGCATATTCAAAACTAGAAACTGGTATTACTGATCCAAACTTCAGCAGGATAAACCAGATTGCTGAAGTCCATAACTTATCCTTAAGGCAATTTTTGGATGTAGGTGAGGAAGGTGTGAGCGAGCAGGAGCAGGTCATCGCACAATTAAAAGAGAAAATAAGTCAATTGGAAAATTCAGTAATTAAGCTGCAAAGTAAGCTTATTGAGCTTTACGACAGAGATGATCATAAGAAGTGA